The following proteins come from a genomic window of Leopardus geoffroyi isolate Oge1 chromosome A3, O.geoffroyi_Oge1_pat1.0, whole genome shotgun sequence:
- the DEFB132 gene encoding LOW QUALITY PROTEIN: beta-defensin 132 (The sequence of the model RefSeq protein was modified relative to this genomic sequence to represent the inferred CDS: substituted 1 base at 1 genomic stop codon), with product MNSSSGSLPSILASCGSYKGSSSKHTTQRVRTPLNRRLASQAIPSAMKLLFLVFASLGFLVTPASGGGSSCGLKFPGPCRLHCSSPERSTFMXDRSKQRCTKDHGRPIAPPPVHRSKQLCRTATKSQTEKQPTATTPRPRSTIPQPRCTARHHLQVVPVLLAPPPRMVEAPSFRGSGLWPISKLLSSTTLCHPLNKPWRLYLAHTKASQLDSSTGYVVSLGALRPNTKTELGTKRFH from the exons ATGAACTCTTCCTCTGGTTCACTGCCCAGTATCCTGGCATCATGTGGCTCCTATAAAGGCAGTAGCTCCAAGCACACCACACAGAGGGTCCGGACTCCATTAAACCGCCGCCTTGCTTCCCAAGCTATCCCTTCGGCCATGAAGCTCCTGTTCCTGGTCTTTGCATCCCTTGGATTCCTGGTGACTCCAG CCAGCGGGGGTGGGTCGAGCTGTGGGCTCAAGTTCCCAGGACCCTGCAGGCTGCACTGCAGCTCCCCGGAGAGATCCACCTTCATGTGAGACAGGAGCAAACAGCGCTGCACCAAAGACCACGGGAGGCCCATCGCGCCACCGCCTGTCCACAGATCGAAGCAGCTCTGCAGAACAGCTACCAAAAGCCAAACCGAGAAGCAACCGACGGCTACGACGCCACGACCACGATCTACGATACCACAGCCGCGGTGCACAGCGCGACACCATCTCCAAGTAGTCCCAGTACTGTTAGCCCCACCCCCACGAATGGTGGAGGCTCCCTCCTTCCGCGGCTCCGGTTTATGGCCCATCTCAAAGCTCCTGTCTTCTACAACGCTCTGCCATCCACTTAATAAACCCTGGCGTCTGTATCTAGCCCACACGAAGGCCTCCCAGTTGGACTCCTCCACGGGGTATGTTGTCAGTTTGGGGGCTCTAAGACCTAATACCAAGACAGAGTTAGGCACGAAAAGATTTCACTGA